Below is a genomic region from Desulfobotulus pelophilus.
TTCTGATCCCTGAGGTGCCCTTTGAGCTGGAAGGGGAAATGGGCCTTCTGGCCTCCCTTGAACGCCGTCTTGCTGAAAGGGGGCATGCTGTGATTGTGGTTGCCGAGGGTGCTGGCCAGAATTTTTTTACGGACAAGGAGGAGGCAAAGGATGCTTCGGGCAACAGGGGTTTGAAGGATATCGGATTGTTTCTGAAAGAAGCCATAGAAAAATATTTTGCGCTTCAAGGCAGGGCCATTGCCATGAAGTACATTGATCCCAGTTATATGATCCGGAGCAGACCTGCCAATGCAGGGGATTCGGTTTTTTGCAGTTTTCTTGCCCGTAATGCCGTGCATGCGGCCATGGCCGGAAAAACGGATATGCTGGTGGGTTATGTCAACGGAACCTTTGTTCATCTGCCACTGGCTCTCTGTGCGGGGAAGCGGCGGCATGTGGACCCGGGGGGGCTGTTGTGGCAGGCTGTCCTGGAAACAACGGGGCAGGGGGAGCTTTGTCCGGCCTGACACCTTTTTCCAAACGGGCGTTTTCGGGCGGGATGGCTAGGGCGGGCCAGAACCCGCCGCGTTTTTCCTTGCATGATGCCCAGCTTGAGCCGGATGATCTTTCAGCTTGTGATGGGGATATGGTCGGCAGGGAGGACGTCGAGTATGGTCTGGACATGACAGGCCGTGGCACCCCTGTTCTTTTGAAGAGCCGCAAGCCCGGCAAGGCCTGCGGCTTTTGCTTTTTCCGGAAAGCTGAGCAGAAAGATCAGTTTTTCGGCAAGGGCATCCGCATCCTTTGCTTCAAAGGCTGCACCGGCTTCCACAAGCAGGTTTTTTTCATCGGAAAAATCTTCCATGGAGGGGCCGAAGAGGACTGGTTTGGCGCAGGCTGCTGCTTCCAGCAGGTTCTGCCCTCCTGCAGGAACAAGGCTCCCTCCGCAGAACACCACATCCGCAAGGGTATAAAGACTGCGGAGTTCGCCCATGGTATCCAGAAACAGAACGGGGGCGTGCAGGGGAAGGTCGCTGCTGCGACGCTGGTGTCTCAGGTTCATTCCTGTGATGTTTTTTTCCATGGAGAGGAGACGTTTCAGGTGGCGGGGCGCAAGAATCATGTGAAGGTTGGGAATTTTTTTGCGGGCTGTGCAGAAAGCCCGGCCAAGGGGAATTTCTTCTCCTTGGCGGATGCTGCCGCAGATCAAAAGCGGTGTATGGGATGCAAGGCCGAGGGTTTCTCTGTCGATGGTCTGTCCTGCAGCCGGAGCTATGCTGATGGGGTCCCGTTTGATGTTGCCGCATACCTGTATTTTTTCAGGCGGAGCGCCCAGCTCCACGATGCGTTCGGCATCGGCCTT
It encodes:
- a CDS encoding 3-deoxy-D-manno-octulosonic acid transferase, whose translation is MKSTPEKPGRTCPVSYKNYSRLTAGIKALAQPLLQAGRLVSLNKERCQHLMGNIPPLHRANQPLHIWIHGASLGEAGVTESIVYFLQQHLSSPVIFTLSAFTHTGKALLEQRLGSFATVIFAPLDLPGWPDAAITARHPDAMIFVETEIWPNWIRACTDRGIPVLMVNGRISPRSFPRYKKIRPLLQETFSSMQGFSMISKADAERIVELGAPPEKIQVCGNIKRDPISIAPAAGQTIDRETLGLASHTPLLICGSIRQGEEIPLGRAFCTARKKIPNLHMILAPRHLKRLLSMEKNITGMNLRHQRRSSDLPLHAPVLFLDTMGELRSLYTLADVVFCGGSLVPAGGQNLLEAAACAKPVLFGPSMEDFSDEKNLLVEAGAAFEAKDADALAEKLIFLLSFPEKAKAAGLAGLAALQKNRGATACHVQTILDVLPADHIPITS